The genome window CGGCCAGCGTGCCCGGCACCGCCCCGATGCAGCTCTACAAGAACAACGTGGACGGCAAGGGCGCCAGCTACGGCACCCACGAGAACTACCTGATGGCCCGCAGCACGCCGTTCACCTCGGTCATCACCGGGCTGACGCCGTTCTTCGCCTCCCGGCAGGTGATCTGCGGCTCCGGGCGGGTCGGCATCGGACAGGCGGGCGAGAAGGCCGGCTTCCAGCTCTCCCAGCGCTCGGACTACATCGAGGTCGAGGTCGGCCTGGAGACCACGCTCAAGCGCGGCATCATCAACACCCGCGACGAGCCCCACGCCGACGCCGACAAGTACCGCAGGCTGCACGTCATCATCGGCGACGCCAACCTCGCCGAGACCTCCACCTACCTCAAGCTCGGAGCCACCGCGCTGGTGCTCGACATGATCGAGGCGGGGGAGCGCTTCGACGACCTCAAGCTCGCCGACCCGGTGCAGGCAGTGCACCTCATCAGCCACGACCCCGCCCTGAAGCAGACCGTCGAGCTGGCCGACGGCAGGCGCTTCACCGGCCTGGACCTCCAGCGGGCCTACCACGAGCGGGCGGCGGCCCACCTGGACTCCCACGGTGCCGAACGCGCCGCCCGCGACGTGCTGGCCACCTGGGCCGAGGTGCTGGACCTGCTCGGCGGCGACCCGATGGACTGCGCCGACCGGCTGGACTGGCCGGCCAAGCTGCGGCTGCTGGAGAACTACCGGACCAGGGACAACCTCGGCTGGGCCTCGCCGCGGCTGCACATGATCGACCTGCAGTACTCCGACGTGCGGATGGACAAGGGCCTCTACAACCGCCTCGTCGCCCGCGGCTCGATGAAGCGCCTGGTCAGCGAGGAGCAGGTGCGGGAGGCCGTCACCTCCCCGCCGGAGGACACCCGGGCCTACTTCCGCGGCCGGTGCCTGGAGC of Saccharopolyspora erythraea contains these proteins:
- the dop gene encoding depupylase/deamidase Dop; protein product: MRRIMGTEVEYGIVVPGDSSANPVLTSTHIVLAYAAAADIPRARRARWDYEVESPLRDARGFDLGAAAQQPNGSDSDDLGAANVILTNGARLYVDHAHPEYSAPEVTNPMDAVVWDKAGERVMEEAAIRAASVPGTAPMQLYKNNVDGKGASYGTHENYLMARSTPFTSVITGLTPFFASRQVICGSGRVGIGQAGEKAGFQLSQRSDYIEVEVGLETTLKRGIINTRDEPHADADKYRRLHVIIGDANLAETSTYLKLGATALVLDMIEAGERFDDLKLADPVQAVHLISHDPALKQTVELADGRRFTGLDLQRAYHERAAAHLDSHGAERAARDVLATWAEVLDLLGGDPMDCADRLDWPAKLRLLENYRTRDNLGWASPRLHMIDLQYSDVRMDKGLYNRLVARGSMKRLVSEEQVREAVTSPPEDTRAYFRGRCLERYPASVAAASWDSVIFDLGRESLVRIPTLEPLRGTRAHVGELLDAASSAEELVDSLTKG